Below is a genomic region from Hevea brasiliensis isolate MT/VB/25A 57/8 chromosome 3, ASM3005281v1, whole genome shotgun sequence.
agagagagaatcatATAACTGCAAGTATCAGCAGTTGAAGTTCGATTTCTACTCGTCGTCTTGACAGAGATTACCATCATTTATGTTCAATGGCGCTTCCTACCACTGCCTTTCTTTTTTCCTCGATTTTTCTTTCCGCTTCCcttattcttcttcttccctttacCAAAAACATGATTACTGGAATCATTATCTTTTGATGAGGCAGGGTTTAACATATGCTTCACATCAAGTACACCATTTCTGAAATATCCCTCGCTTGACCTCAGCACCCCGTTCTCCTGTTTGCGCTTCTCCATTGATCTTTTAGCACCACCACCAAGCTTACCTCCAAATCGTCCAAGAATTATATTCTATAATATTGAACTGTTAGCGCAACTGTGACAAGTTTTGTAACGTCATATAAATTAGAAATTTCAGGGGAAAAAAAAAACCTCTTGAAGCATTTTCTCCTCTCTTTCCTTTTGTTTCTTCATTTGTACACGTGCTACACTTAAAGGCAGTCTTTGTTTCTTTGGAGGCTGTGTTGAAGACACATGTTGCATAGAAATATTTAGATAGCTTTTAAGGTAGAAACATGAGCTTAGTAATTGAAAATATTTCACTTTGCTAGGTGTGTTTTGCACATGCAGAGTTCTTACCTTGCCACCAAGAGACACTACCTTGCGGTTCTCCAACTCTTTCCTTTCTTTCCATGTCATATGTGAGGCACCTGAATGGCAAGTATCAAagttaaccaaaaaaaaaaaaagctagatAACAGCTTAATCAGACAGAAACAAATTCACAAAAAAATTCCCACTGGTTAAACGCAAATgcaaattaaagaaacaaaataGATTTATGAAGCATCCAAAGAATTAAACACCATTAGGAATTTAAGATCAAACAGATTACACATTTTTATCACTTACAATTTTCTATAAGGAACAAAGATATATCATATGTGTCAGAGTGAAATCCCTAATTGCCCATTGAAACAACAGCTTTAACAAAATAATAAACCATAATTATTTCTCAGCCtacactgaaaaaaaaaaattaaaaccacagtggtggccaaactaaaaATGGTACACTGCTTAAGCGAAAATTGCCACTTCCATTCTTTTTGTTCCCAATCAGCTTGCCCCATAAATTACAGTCACAAGTTCAGGGTTATTTGCCAACCCAGGGAAATTACATCAGTAACTGGAACAGAATACATAGTGATCCAAACTAATTGAAAACTTTTTCTTCTGGGTTCTCTAAAATACAAGGAAACACCTCATGAGCTTCCTCACCACATCTCACTTAAAACACAAGAAACAAACATTCCTCACTGGTTCACAGTCACACCAATATATCAGACTCGAAATCTTGTTCAATCTCACTTAAATAcaaatcaaatatataatttcCATACTACAATTCCTGATTGCTGGGAGCATGAGCTTTTTCCTCAATCTCCATTTtgatcctttttttttctatttcgaaAAATAATTTAGTTACCATTAGTAGTTGGCCAGCTAACTTTAAAAAGGTCTTTTGGAGTCAAATGCAAAAAATCCAGAAATTAGATATCTAATTATGTTATAATAGTAAAAAATCTTGAAATTAGATACCTAATGAGGCCCATTAGCTCCTCATCTTCTGCAAGgaaaattaaaaacttttaataaaaaaaaaaagaagaaagaaagagggaagagagagagaatTCCAAAATCAATGGAGTTTCACTGTACCTAAGTCCTATACTGAAGATGTCATTAGCACTCCTACTTAAAGGGGTTAGGAAATCATGTGGGAATAAATTTAACCCAAATTAGGATTCTTAAAACTAAATTTGAAACATGTTTCAATAAAGGAAAGTTttcaaaatcataatttcattGCACTTCTTCCAAAATAATACTTTTTTCAAATAATTCTTTAAAAGAGACTCATTCCAGGTGACTTGTTAATAAACTATGCTGAAAATTAGAAAACTACTTGAAATGTAATTTCGATATGTTCATATTAGCCATTAAACATTTACCCAACAATCACATACACAGCAGTTAACAAAATTACAACAAGCATAAATTCCAAGAAAACACAAGGCAAAAATGCAGATTATTGCAGGCAGAAATGCtataaaacaaaaagaaagaagcataaagcaaagataaataaagaaaattcaaAGTTATACTGTAACATTAAAGTCATAAATATACAATAACATGCAGGCAGAAATGCtataaaacaaaaagaaagaagcataaagcaaagataaataaagaaaattcaaAGTTATACTGTAACATTAAAGTCATAAATATACAATAACATGCAGGCAGAAATGCAATTATACAAAAACAAAGAAGCATAAAGCAAAGATAAGATTAAAGAATACCCAAAAACTCGATGTCTTTCATAAGCTTTCTGAAGTCCCAATCACGGTCCTTGCTATCCATAGCATCGCTTGTTTGGTTtctcttcttcattttctttgcCTTGTTTAGGTTGCAGATCAGTTCAACCACAAAGGAAAACAAAAATTGTAAAATCCTACCTAAATACGGGCATGGATGGATACATCAAAACTCAAATAAACTGGAGAAAGAGAAAAGCATAAAATACAGAAAGCAAAATTGCAAATCAGACTCATCTTCTCTTCCCACCAGAATCTCCAACATTAatccagaaaaaaaaaatcacatatcTGAACCATATAGAATACAAGTTTCAGAGCTCAGACCAAAGAAATATCCCATGTTACCTCCCTTTCCACCATTTTAAACACATTGAAGCTTAGCAAAAATATGTGCAGAAGCAGCAGCTACACAAAACATATCAAGACTTTCCttaatttagagattttttaCCTCAATTTATGGGAATTCAGGTTGAACCACTCTCAAATTACCTTTGACACTAAGGGGAGACAGTGGCACCACAGCAGAGCAGCAGCTAAAAGTATTATCTAGGCTAGACTAAGAGTGAAGCCTGCAGGTACCTGAATCTGAACCCATGTAAGAAAACTACCAGCCAAACCCTTCccaaacttgattaaaattactatCTTGCAAGCCGTACCATCCCAAATCCAATTATTATTACCCgaactcaattaattttttttttctcgaaattaattaaaaaggatGTAAATAGGTCAAATACCCAAACCCAAATCAGAAAAATTCAaagagtaaaaaaaataaaataaaatatatacaggTTATCTATGCTTTTAAACAAAGAGAttaatgcatatatcacataaatGAAGCACAATCTAATATGCCGACTGTTTAATGAAACATCAAATGAACAATTTACAATTcccaaatttgaaaaaaatttattgacATAGTATGGCATCAATAAAGAGACAAGATAGAATACCCTGGTTTACAGCAATCTCCACATTCCATAAGCACAAACTAATTTGACAAAATTGCCCAAGAACAACTAATCCAAGCAGCACATAAGAAAAAGCTAGCAGTCTTAAATTCTGCATTTCAcagaatttgaaaaaaaaaataataaactcAGACAGAgacacatcaaaataattttattatcattaaaagAAAAAAGAGTAACATCTGCAATAGCAAAAATGTATTCAATCAAAGTCAGGATAAATCTTACACAACAGCTGGAGCTAATTGCTTCAAAAATACAATGGAAATAGAAAGATGGCCTCTATCAGAAACATAAGGTCATGCATCCAAAGCCTAAAAGAATCTCAATGTACTTAATTGATATGGAAAGAAATATCTCAGCTCGGGGTTTATTCCGTTTGGGCCAAATCACATAGTTTCTCAGAACTCAACTCCGGGTTTCCATAGTTTAAAAATGAAAAACCTAGTGGTAAAAGATGTAAAGCTACAAGTTCTATATGGTTCTGCCAGTATACAAATTCCCATGAACCTAGTTAGGCTTCTACCGTATGCAGTTGTTTTCTAATTTCTTGTGTAAGACAGGAATAATATCTGgtagaaatagaattgctctggCTAAACCTTTTATGAAATATGAACTATGTAGAGCCTAACCTTAGATACATGCTTGACATCCTGGAACAGGAAACCAACAACACCTCTTCAACAAAATCATTAACATGGAAATAAAAGATGTACCAACATCTAATAAGCACAACATCCAGAATACACAAAGGATACTTTGGCCCATAAGACAGAACTTTCATGCCGACATTGCCTattcatatacatatatattcaaGCTGTATACATATACGAACTGCTTATGAAAATTACAAGTTGCAGAAGGAAAGAAGACTATGAAGTGCCTGACCTTGAATCGAAGACGAGACGAGAAAAGCAGGAAACGAGACAACACTGCAGCAACCAGCAGTGTATCGACGACACCACTCACACGAGGCGCAGCAGAGTATCGACGACAAACGAAGCACAGCAGATCAGAGGACTTGAGGAGGCGCAGCAGTCGTGCAAATAGACAAGAAAATCTAAGAAGGGGGAAAGGAGCAATGAGTATCGGCGTCGCCGCGTCGGGCACAGACCAAGGTGAGAAGAGATCCGACGCAGAGAAGCAGCCGCATGGGTTTACAAAGTTTAGGGTCTCTGGCTTGGGTAGGGTAGTGGGCTGGGCTTTAGGCAGAACATGGGTTTTTTTCTAAAACTATTAGTAGAACAGGCACAAATCCGCTCTAGAGAAGGCAATATCCACTTATCCAGGCAGTGGAAGGGAGACCTTCCCTGCCTGGGACTCCAAGGAGAAAAGGCTACTTGCCAACAAAAACATACAACtttctttaatatatatatacatatatatataatatgagaGAAAATTTTGTCTCTGTACAACTAAAATTAAAGAATAGAAATAGCAACGGAATGTGGCAGAGGCAAGTTACCAGGTTTCAAGACAGAGAGAATTTTTTCATTCTTACTCTATGTAAATCGCGAAAAAAATTCGTTGAAAAATTGATGTCGCATGGGTGCAAAAAGCTTAGCCAAGTGTAGTAGAGATCAAAGTGTACCCAAAAAGGCCTGCCTCCAttattttagtgtctcaaaatgTGTTTATTGCACAATcactctttttattttattttattgtatatGTTTCATGGGTATATGTGAGCCAACTTAGAGGGCAGGGAGCATAAGTGCAGAGCTAACCAACTCCAAATCAATGAcatatttcaattaattaatgtATCTATTAATCTATATATGTAAAGATACAATGAATAAAATTAATCTATATTGCAAAATTATTCCTTTCGATTGATTTGTTTAATATTGTTGTTAAAATTGAGAAATACTTTTCAAATATATTAAGTAGAGAGTATtaagaaataatttaaaattaaatttaataaatttttgttataaaactactaaaataatgatatattataaaataatcacATAATATATactcattttatttaaaaatatacctATAAGCAGTATTCTTTAAAATATGCTAATAAATATGTTCTTAtcacttttttttataaataaaattaaataataatgaaaaattgttattttttttttcagaccTCGTCTCTCTTCCTATTCTATTGTATTTCTATTATATTGCTACTATTTCAAATCTTTATCAAGGATATCTCTGGTGGacttttgatatttttcttttgaTTGTAGGTCCCTTATAACTAAAACGATCAAAATAGAGTTATATTAGTAAAGTAATAACTTtagattttatcaaataataaaatattttttaataactttgaaaatatatattttttcttgaaACACAATTTTACCCCACCAAAATGCCAAGAATTTGAGTCTTATTTAATATACCCTGAGATCAATGACATTACTACATTTGGCATGTGTTGTTGGGTTGAAAATTGGAAGTTCACAAAACCTACTTAGAAGGTACAAACCCTAATTAATTATTATGCAAAGATTGACACTTCCTATCTATATACTACTAATAATAACAATATATAATGAACAGTGACACCCTCTATCACTATGCTTACCCACAAAGTCCCaaaaatatcaatataataaaCAAATTTGGAAAGGCTAGATtcttaattggttgtttaataaCACGACTCAATCATGTTTACctaattgatattttaatttagtCCCTCTATAATTTAATCATATGCAATCTCAACAGAAAAAAGTGATTAAGCAACATTTGTTTTGTAAATTCGATGGTAAGTATTTCAATAAGCACAATTAATTAGTGTTAATACTATGAACTATTAATTAATTCAAAGGGATTTGCATATCAATGTTCAATGTATAtgtttcaaatttaatttatgtgCTAATTAAATATATGTTATCGTATGTTAAGACTaagaataattaataatattaattaaagaaGTTGTAGTTTTTGATGCATTGAATTGCCAACGACAAGATGAAGCATCAAGCACATGGAGAGCAAAAGGGTTGCTGGGTACACGTAGGATCCTCTTCATTAATATTCTACGGTGTATGTAGCATATGATCAACCTCATATAAAaatcatttaaatcaaatatttatattaaaatttatataaaattaattaaaacatatataatgaatatataaatttaaatgtaaatatttaatgATTATAAAGCTTAACTTTATATAAACTCgttgttaattaaaattttttattaaagctTTCTCATTTCAATGAAGGAAGGATAATGCTTCatttgtgatatatatatatatatatatatatatatatatatatatatatatatatatatatatatatatatatatatattttataatttaagataatatttagtttaatttatataAGTTGATTAAGCTAATTTAAACTTATATGTATTTAAGATTTTAAGTAATTATCTATTTGATTAAAATGTTTAATAATAGtttatatatttgataaaaaataaattataaatatatttattattaaaatgataaaaaagatattaaataagatttatgataaaattttaaaaattaaataaaaaaaatataataaaatactttatcaaactaacttataagcactgaaaataaaaattaaattttttattttataaatctaaaaattattataaataaataaattaaccaaattttaaaATATGTACACTAGTTTGATTGATTTATTAGTTAAGACAAAACACCATTTAAAGCTATATGCATTACGTCCAACATCATAGAGTCGatgattaattatttaatagttaAAGACTTGAATtcgtttcaaattaaaatttgttatcgttattttttcaatttgaagttttaataattttgaatttttttataatctTATCCTTACTATTAATTCCATAAAATTTCAGTaaataaagtatatatataatCAAAGTTCTCCTATTCTTTATAGAAGGTTGAAGTTCGTTTGATGAGGAggctaatttaataattataaatatattttttattttttaaaataaatatatttcatataATAAATTTCACATATCAtataaaaagattaaaaaataaattaaaaaatcctTAAATTCCTGGTATTTTGTTTAATCTttttaaattaagttattttaaatTACGCTATAcgtttcatgaaaaataatttatatataaaaaatattttttatgaaaaataagaaaatatttttcatgaaaatattttttattatttagttataattttaaattaatgatatgtattTATTTCATATAAGTATAAGTgtgtttatattttaataagattatcaaaatttaaaaatataaaataaatttatttttcaaaaaataaaaattatttttttagaataacttaatttttttaatgaaaaataattttttattaattaatttttctaaatactctaaatatta
It encodes:
- the LOC110667312 gene encoding uncharacterized protein LOC110667312 produces the protein MKKRNQTSDAMDSKDRDWDFRKLMKDIEFLGASHMTWKERKELENRKVVSLGGKPPKKQRLPLSVARVQMKKQKEREEKMLQENIILGRFGGKLGGGAKRSMEKRKQENGVLRSSEGYFRNGVLDVKHMLNPASSKDNDSSNHVFGKGKKKNKGSGKKNRGKKKGSGRKRH